Proteins encoded by one window of uncultured Celeribacter sp.:
- a CDS encoding ABC transporter ATP-binding protein has product MTADKPLISLQNVNKHYGDYHALRGINLDIKQGEFFSLLGPSGCGKTTLLRTIAGFEDYDTGAVMISDRDMRGVPANKRPTNMVFQSYAIFPHLSVIENVAFGLRKSKMSKTDKTLAAEAALEMVGLKGYGHRAAHALSGGQRQRVALARALVLKPKVLLLDEPLSALDRKMREQMQVELIKLQREVGITFILVTHDQEEALVMSDRIAVMFEGEIAQCDDPEVLYRKPNSKRVADFIGVMNFLPATVRKEGETYLATIAGLGETEITEAQCPAGVPLQNDNGGEATVGFRPETLTLLYEGQSATHREAPAVVDEVVYYGDMTYYDVRFEGVEKPVRISMRNIFGRDVLGVGTQVRVSWSPGALVVFDQSA; this is encoded by the coding sequence ATGACTGCTGATAAACCTCTGATCTCTCTGCAAAACGTCAATAAACACTATGGCGACTATCACGCGCTTCGGGGCATCAATCTCGACATCAAACAGGGCGAATTCTTTTCGCTTTTGGGGCCGTCGGGCTGTGGCAAGACCACCTTGTTGCGCACGATTGCGGGGTTTGAGGATTATGACACCGGCGCTGTGATGATCTCTGACCGGGACATGCGCGGTGTGCCTGCGAACAAGCGTCCGACCAATATGGTGTTCCAGTCTTACGCGATTTTTCCGCATCTTTCGGTGATCGAAAATGTCGCCTTCGGGCTGCGCAAATCGAAGATGTCGAAGACGGACAAGACGCTGGCCGCCGAGGCCGCGTTGGAGATGGTCGGTCTCAAAGGCTACGGCCACCGCGCGGCCCATGCCCTGTCGGGCGGGCAACGCCAGCGGGTCGCCTTGGCCCGCGCGCTGGTGTTGAAACCCAAGGTTTTGCTCTTGGACGAGCCGCTCTCCGCGCTCGACCGCAAGATGCGCGAACAGATGCAGGTGGAGCTGATCAAGCTGCAACGCGAGGTGGGCATCACCTTTATTCTCGTGACCCACGATCAGGAAGAGGCGCTTGTGATGTCCGACCGGATCGCGGTGATGTTCGAGGGCGAGATTGCGCAATGCGACGACCCGGAGGTGCTTTACCGCAAGCCCAATTCGAAACGCGTGGCGGATTTTATCGGGGTGATGAATTTCCTGCCTGCGACGGTGCGCAAAGAGGGCGAGACCTATCTCGCCACGATTGCCGGGCTGGGGGAAACCGAGATCACCGAGGCGCAATGCCCGGCCGGCGTCCCTCTCCAGAATGACAACGGGGGCGAGGCCACCGTGGGCTTCCGCCCCGAGACCCTGACGCTGCTCTATGAGGGTCAAAGCGCAACCCACCGCGAAGCCCCCGCCGTGGTCGATGAGGTCGTCTATTACGGCGACATGACCTATTACGACGTGCGGTTTGAGGGCGTCGAAAAGCCGGTGCGAATCTCGATGCGCAACATCTTTGGCCGCGATGTTCTGGGCGTCGGCACGCAGGTTCGTGTGAGCTGGTCCCCGGGTGCGCTGGTGGTCTTCGACCAGAGCGCTTGA
- a CDS encoding ABC transporter permease, with product MKSLKAYAVLYLIFLYAPIFLLPLFAFNSSTIIAFPLESFTTEWFTQLLTLSEMHGALLNSLKIAVTSAVLATTLGIFAAMAVSRYSFPGQKGIMGFIMLPLVLPEIIVAVSLLIVILRMGFDTGAWSVIAGHTLICTPFAIAILQSAFAALDPSLEEAAYDLGETPASTFRLVTLPLVMPGIISALLISFTISMDEFIIAFFLTGAEPTLPVYLFSMLRFPKLLPAVMALGTILVVLSILLITIAEFFRRRGAKRTGNDTGGFL from the coding sequence ATGAAATCGCTCAAGGCCTATGCCGTCCTCTACCTCATCTTTCTCTACGCGCCGATCTTTCTGTTGCCGCTCTTCGCCTTCAACAGCTCGACGATCATCGCTTTCCCGTTGGAGAGTTTCACGACCGAATGGTTCACCCAGCTTTTGACCCTCTCCGAGATGCATGGCGCTTTGCTCAATTCGCTCAAGATCGCCGTGACCTCCGCCGTTTTGGCGACCACTCTCGGCATCTTCGCCGCCATGGCCGTGTCCCGCTATAGCTTTCCCGGCCAAAAGGGCATCATGGGCTTCATCATGCTGCCTCTGGTGCTGCCGGAGATCATCGTGGCGGTGTCCTTGCTCATCGTCATCCTGCGCATGGGGTTCGACACCGGCGCATGGTCGGTGATCGCGGGGCACACGTTGATTTGCACGCCCTTTGCTATCGCGATCCTGCAATCGGCCTTCGCCGCATTGGATCCCTCGCTTGAAGAGGCGGCTTACGATTTGGGTGAGACTCCCGCCTCGACCTTCCGCCTCGTGACCCTGCCGCTGGTGATGCCGGGGATCATTTCGGCGCTGTTGATTTCCTTCACCATCTCGATGGACGAATTCATCATTGCCTTCTTCCTGACCGGCGCCGAGCCGACGCTTCCGGTCTATCTCTTCTCCATGCTGCGGTTCCCGAAACTGCTGCCTGCGGTGATGGCTTTGGGCACGATCCTCGTCGTCCTCTCCATCCTCCTGATCACAATCGCCGAATTTTTCCGCCGCCGGGGCGCCAAGCGCACGGGCAACGATACCGGGGGCTTTCTTTGA
- a CDS encoding ABC transporter permease, translated as MAASDRIRRFFRTEQGIGMLLVSPTALYALLLLAVPLIAIFVISFWTQTGVRDFDTAFTLANYKEALTDPLYRQLMLRSLMVSGLVTLITVVLAFPIAYFVSFGVKPEHKSLWIFLITIPFWTSYLIRVFLWKVILGYNGVLNSGLKAVGLIEEPLSFILYNVNAVIITLAHAYAPFAILPIFVALEKIDRSLLEASRDLGESRTMTFLRVTLPLAAPGVVAAVLIVFIPTIGDYVTPRLVGGPGGLMIANMIQTQFLRLNNAPLGATLAVLAMLIVAVIAVAFLLLGNRAAGGKKGARK; from the coding sequence ATGGCTGCGAGCGACAGGATACGTCGTTTTTTCCGCACAGAGCAGGGGATCGGGATGCTTTTGGTGTCCCCGACGGCGCTCTATGCGCTGTTGCTTTTGGCCGTGCCCTTGATCGCGATTTTCGTAATTTCGTTCTGGACCCAGACCGGCGTGCGCGATTTCGACACCGCTTTTACGCTGGCGAATTACAAAGAGGCGCTGACCGATCCGCTCTATCGCCAGCTCATGCTGCGCTCTCTCATGGTCTCGGGTCTGGTGACGCTGATCACCGTGGTGCTGGCCTTTCCGATTGCCTATTTCGTGTCCTTCGGGGTCAAGCCGGAGCATAAATCGCTCTGGATTTTCCTCATCACCATCCCGTTCTGGACCTCTTATCTGATCCGTGTGTTCCTCTGGAAGGTGATCCTTGGCTATAACGGGGTTCTCAACTCCGGCCTGAAAGCCGTTGGTTTGATTGAAGAACCTCTGTCCTTCATCCTCTACAACGTCAACGCGGTGATCATCACGCTGGCCCATGCCTATGCGCCTTTTGCGATCCTGCCGATCTTTGTCGCTTTGGAGAAAATCGACCGCTCTCTCTTGGAAGCCTCCCGCGATCTGGGCGAGAGCCGGACGATGACCTTCCTGCGGGTGACCCTGCCTCTGGCTGCGCCCGGTGTGGTCGCGGCCGTGTTGATCGTCTTCATCCCGACCATTGGCGATTACGTCACGCCGCGCCTTGTCGGTGGACCGGGGGGCTTGATGATCGCCAATATGATCCAGACCCAATTCCTGCGTCTCAACAACGCGCCTTTGGGGGCCACTTTGGCGGTGTTGGCCATGCTGATCGTCGCGGTGATTGCCGTGGCCTTTCTGCTCCTCGGCAACCGCGCCGCAGGTGGTAAAAAAGGAGCGCGCAAATGA
- a CDS encoding GSCFA domain-containing protein yields MTHPYEDTPPQGFWRSGVVETDRQTWPEIYTPAFRIAPDTAVATAGSCFAQHIGRALRQSGMTVLDAEPKPAGMSDALAKRFGYGLYSARYGNIYTARQLRELLEDALELHVDARHFLQRDGAWFDALRPGVEPEGCATREEAIELRREHLVQVAALTQVTDVFVFTLGLTEGWIDRETGRVLAVAPGVIAGDYDPDRYVFHNFTYDEILADLTKVLRLLRRMNASVRLLLTVSPVPLTGTASGAHVLAATTYSKSVLRAAAGALADQHKSVDYFPSYEIVTTWAAPEAAFAANLRAVRPEMVDRVMEIFLTAHEVEHGAEKAAPHEAVPGEDNHHLASELPPCQEALFEALRR; encoded by the coding sequence GTGACCCATCCCTATGAAGACACGCCTCCGCAGGGCTTTTGGCGCAGTGGGGTGGTTGAAACAGACCGCCAGACTTGGCCGGAAATATATACGCCGGCCTTTCGGATCGCGCCCGATACGGCCGTTGCCACCGCCGGAAGCTGTTTTGCGCAGCATATCGGGCGGGCTTTACGACAGTCGGGCATGACCGTACTGGATGCGGAACCGAAGCCGGCGGGGATGAGCGACGCTTTGGCCAAACGGTTTGGTTACGGGCTTTATTCAGCACGCTACGGCAATATCTACACGGCGCGGCAACTGCGTGAGCTGTTGGAAGATGCGCTCGAGCTCCATGTGGATGCGCGCCATTTTTTGCAACGCGACGGGGCGTGGTTCGATGCCCTGCGTCCCGGTGTCGAACCTGAGGGCTGCGCGACACGCGAAGAGGCCATAGAGCTGCGACGCGAGCATCTTGTCCAGGTCGCGGCCTTGACGCAGGTGACGGATGTGTTCGTTTTTACTCTGGGGTTGACCGAAGGCTGGATCGATCGAGAGACCGGGCGCGTGCTGGCCGTGGCACCCGGCGTGATCGCGGGCGACTATGACCCTGACCGCTACGTCTTTCACAATTTCACCTATGACGAGATCCTGGCCGATCTCACCAAGGTACTGCGACTGTTGCGCAGAATGAATGCATCGGTGCGGCTGTTGCTGACGGTGTCGCCCGTGCCCTTGACCGGGACGGCGTCGGGAGCGCATGTGCTGGCTGCGACGACCTATTCGAAATCCGTTTTGCGGGCCGCCGCGGGGGCTCTGGCGGATCAACATAAATCGGTCGATTATTTTCCTTCCTACGAAATTGTCACCACCTGGGCGGCGCCAGAGGCGGCGTTCGCGGCGAACCTGCGTGCGGTGCGCCCGGAGATGGTGGACAGGGTGATGGAGATTTTCCTGACGGCGCATGAGGTGGAGCATGGGGCGGAGAAGGCCGCGCCGCACGAGGCGGTGCCGGGTGAAGACAATCACCACTTGGCTTCTGAGCTGCCGCCCTGCCAAGAGGCTCTGTTCGAGGCTTTGCGCCGATGA
- the rpsI gene encoding 30S ribosomal protein S9, translating into MADEIKSLDELNAVAGGEAVVEVAAPREPVRDELGRSYATGKRKDAVARVWIKPGSGKVTVNGKDMSVYFARPVLQLIVKQPAQIAGVEGEFDVVATVKGGGLSGQAGAVKHGISKALQLYNPELRAALKAAGFLTRDSRVVERKKFGKRKARRSFQFSKR; encoded by the coding sequence ATGGCTGATGAAATCAAATCCCTCGACGAGCTGAACGCCGTCGCCGGTGGCGAAGCCGTCGTTGAAGTCGCTGCGCCCCGTGAACCCGTTCGTGACGAACTTGGCCGTTCCTACGCCACCGGCAAGCGTAAAGACGCTGTCGCCCGCGTTTGGATCAAGCCGGGCTCCGGCAAAGTCACCGTCAACGGCAAGGACATGTCTGTCTATTTTGCCCGTCCGGTGCTTCAGCTGATCGTGAAACAACCGGCTCAAATCGCTGGCGTCGAAGGTGAATTCGACGTGGTTGCCACCGTCAAAGGCGGCGGCCTCTCCGGTCAGGCCGGTGCTGTGAAACACGGCATCTCCAAAGCTCTGCAGCTCTACAACCCGGAACTGCGCGCCGCTCTGAAAGCCGCTGGCTTCCTGACCCGCGACTCGCGCGTCGTCGAGCGTAAGAAATTTGGTAAGCGTAAAGCTCGCCGGTCCTTCCAGTTCTCGAAACGCTAA
- the rplM gene encoding 50S ribosomal protein L13 has product MKTFSATPADIDKKWIIIDAEGVVLGRLASIVAMRLRGKHKATFTPSMDMGDNVIVINADKVQLTGKKRTDERFYWHTGHPGGIKSRSMGELLEGKYPERVVTKAVQRMLPGGKLSRQQMTNLRVYAGAEHPHEAQNPEVLDVKSMNKKNTRSA; this is encoded by the coding sequence ATGAAAACCTTTTCCGCAACACCGGCGGACATCGACAAGAAATGGATCATCATCGACGCCGAAGGCGTGGTGCTGGGCCGTCTCGCGTCCATTGTCGCCATGCGTCTGCGTGGCAAGCACAAAGCCACCTTCACCCCGTCCATGGACATGGGTGACAATGTCATCGTGATCAACGCCGACAAAGTGCAACTGACCGGCAAAAAGCGCACCGACGAGCGTTTCTACTGGCACACCGGCCACCCGGGCGGCATCAAATCCCGCTCCATGGGTGAGCTGCTTGAGGGCAAATACCCCGAGCGCGTCGTGACCAAAGCCGTGCAGCGCATGCTGCCGGGCGGCAAACTGTCCCGTCAGCAAATGACCAACCTGCGCGTCTATGCCGGTGCCGAGCACCCGCATGAAGCTCAGAACCCCGAAGTTCTGGACGTGAAGTCCATGAACAAGAAAAACACCCGGAGCGCATAA
- a CDS encoding VIT1/CCC1 transporter family protein has product MPSLFRYKDYLKQIVYGGNDGIVTTFAIVAGFAGADASGAGRIGALAVLVFGMANLLADATSMGLGEFLSARAARDMIRRKRADLAKNPSGQVKALTRHLQSHGLSTLDATTMASLAATSPGLIAEMTLSQVEGLEDPGQGKLWPRALITFLAFVTFGVIPLLPYLLGANAAIRTLAATGATVSALVLLGLLRHVATRTSALRAVGETVLVGGLCALVAYGVGIFVAGFG; this is encoded by the coding sequence ATGCCTTCTTTATTCAGATACAAGGACTACCTCAAACAGATCGTCTACGGCGGCAATGACGGGATCGTCACGACATTCGCCATCGTCGCAGGCTTTGCAGGTGCCGACGCCAGCGGTGCGGGCCGGATCGGCGCTCTGGCGGTTCTGGTCTTTGGCATGGCCAATCTGTTGGCGGACGCCACCTCGATGGGGTTGGGCGAATTCCTCTCCGCCCGCGCCGCGCGCGATATGATCCGCCGCAAACGTGCCGATCTGGCCAAGAACCCCTCGGGACAGGTCAAGGCGCTCACCCGTCACCTTCAATCCCATGGGCTCTCGACCTTGGACGCCACCACCATGGCCTCACTGGCGGCCACCTCTCCCGGCCTGATCGCTGAAATGACCCTGTCACAGGTCGAAGGCCTTGAAGACCCCGGTCAAGGCAAACTCTGGCCACGTGCCCTGATCACCTTTCTGGCCTTCGTGACTTTCGGCGTCATCCCCCTCCTGCCCTATCTGCTCGGCGCGAATGCCGCGATACGCACCCTCGCCGCGACGGGGGCGACCGTTTCAGCCCTCGTCCTCTTGGGCCTTTTGCGCCATGTCGCGACCCGCACCAGCGCTTTGCGTGCCGTGGGAGAAACCGTCCTGGTCGGTGGGTTATGTGCACTTGTGGCCTATGGGGTAGGCATTTTCGTCGCTGGCTTCGGTTAA
- a CDS encoding NADP-dependent isocitrate dehydrogenase, which translates to MSKIKVENPIVEMDGDEMTRIMWDFIKKKLILPYLDIDLLYYDLGIESRDETEDQITIDAAEKTKEVGVAVKCATITPDEQRVEEFGLKKMWRSPNGTIRNILGGVVFRQPIICKNVPRLVPGWTDPIVVGRHAFGDQYKATDFTFPGKGQLTMKFEGEDGTVIEKVVYDAPSAGVYQAMYNLDDSIRDFARASLNYGLSLGWPVYLSTKNTILKAYDGRFKDIFQEVFDEEFAEQFKKAGIWYEHRLIDDMVACAMKWSGKFVWACKNYDGDVQSDTVAQGFGSLGLMTSQLMTPDGKIVEAEAAHGTVTRHYRQHQAGEATSTNSIASIYAWTGGLKHRAKLDGNEQLMRFATTLEKTIVDTVESGFMTKDLALLVGPDQAWLTTMGFLEKIDENLNKALAG; encoded by the coding sequence ATGTCCAAGATTAAAGTCGAAAACCCCATCGTCGAAATGGACGGTGATGAAATGACCCGCATCATGTGGGATTTCATCAAAAAGAAACTCATCCTGCCCTATCTCGACATCGACCTGCTCTATTACGATCTGGGCATCGAGAGCCGCGACGAGACCGAAGACCAGATCACCATTGATGCCGCCGAGAAGACCAAAGAGGTCGGCGTCGCCGTCAAATGCGCGACCATCACCCCCGATGAACAGCGCGTCGAGGAATTCGGCCTCAAGAAAATGTGGCGCTCCCCCAACGGCACGATCCGCAACATTCTTGGCGGCGTGGTGTTCCGCCAGCCGATCATCTGTAAAAACGTGCCGCGCCTCGTGCCCGGCTGGACCGATCCCATCGTGGTGGGCCGCCACGCATTCGGCGACCAATATAAAGCCACCGATTTCACCTTCCCCGGCAAAGGCCAGCTCACGATGAAATTCGAGGGCGAAGACGGCACGGTGATCGAGAAAGTCGTCTATGACGCGCCCTCCGCCGGTGTCTATCAGGCGATGTACAACCTCGACGACTCGATCCGCGATTTCGCCCGCGCCTCGCTGAACTACGGCCTCAGCCTCGGCTGGCCGGTGTATCTCTCGACCAAAAACACCATCCTCAAGGCCTATGACGGCCGCTTCAAAGACATCTTCCAGGAGGTGTTCGATGAGGAATTCGCCGAACAGTTCAAAAAGGCCGGCATCTGGTACGAACACCGCCTGATCGACGACATGGTCGCCTGTGCGATGAAATGGTCGGGTAAATTCGTCTGGGCCTGTAAGAACTACGATGGCGATGTGCAGTCCGACACGGTGGCACAGGGCTTTGGCTCGCTGGGTCTCATGACCTCGCAGCTCATGACCCCCGATGGCAAGATCGTCGAAGCCGAAGCCGCCCACGGCACCGTGACCCGTCACTATCGCCAGCACCAGGCGGGCGAAGCGACCTCGACCAACTCGATCGCCTCGATCTACGCCTGGACCGGCGGCCTCAAGCACCGCGCGAAACTCGACGGCAACGAACAGCTCATGCGTTTTGCCACGACGCTGGAAAAGACCATCGTCGACACGGTCGAAAGCGGCTTCATGACGAAAGACCTCGCGCTGCTCGTCGGGCCGGATCAGGCCTGGCTCACCACCATGGGCTTCCTCGAGAAAATCGACGAGAACCTGAACAAAGCTTTGGCGGGATAA
- a CDS encoding HupE/UreJ family protein codes for MKKHLLTGLFALAASPALAHLPPEQHGSFMAGVSHPLFGLDHIIAMVAVGIWALQIGGKAVWAVPAGFVGAMALGYFGGVTGLSLPFVEPMILASAILIGLLATFAVKPALAGGVAIAALFGLFHGHAHGAELGAANALGFGIGFVIATAALHAAGILAAQLMARALPYGPRILGAVATLMGLSLLIG; via the coding sequence ATGAAAAAACATCTTCTGACCGGCCTCTTCGCCCTCGCCGCCAGCCCCGCTCTTGCCCATCTGCCGCCCGAGCAGCACGGCTCTTTCATGGCAGGCGTGTCCCACCCGCTTTTCGGCCTCGATCACATCATCGCCATGGTCGCCGTCGGCATCTGGGCGCTTCAGATCGGCGGAAAAGCCGTCTGGGCCGTGCCCGCGGGCTTTGTCGGCGCCATGGCTCTGGGCTATTTCGGTGGTGTCACCGGCCTGTCCCTGCCTTTCGTTGAACCGATGATCCTCGCCTCCGCAATCCTGATCGGCCTCTTGGCCACCTTCGCCGTCAAACCGGCGCTCGCCGGCGGCGTCGCCATCGCGGCCCTGTTCGGCCTGTTCCACGGCCATGCTCATGGTGCCGAACTGGGCGCTGCCAATGCGCTCGGCTTCGGCATCGGCTTCGTGATTGCAACCGCAGCCCTTCACGCTGCGGGCATTCTGGCCGCTCAACTCATGGCCCGCGCGCTGCCCTATGGCCCGCGCATTTTGGGGGCCGTTGCGACGCTCATGGGGCTGTCGCTTTTGATCGGCTAA
- a CDS encoding YitT family protein, protein MPAPMPIPQHVQKHSLLEDVQGFSIALITTAIGLTIIAQLGFITGQTAGLALVISYLTGYSFSWVFWLINIPFYALAWFRMGKEFNIKSAICVTILSILVAVIPDWMTFSHLDPLFGTIAFGILTGYGLLGTFRHKGSLGGLGVVALYAQDRFGIRAGVVQLCFDAVLFTVAFFLFEPSRVLYSLLGAVILNGVIAFNHRRDRYIAD, encoded by the coding sequence ATGCCAGCCCCCATGCCGATCCCTCAACATGTCCAGAAACACAGCCTCCTCGAGGATGTGCAGGGCTTTTCCATCGCCCTGATCACCACCGCGATCGGGCTCACAATCATTGCGCAGCTTGGGTTCATCACCGGCCAGACCGCCGGCCTCGCCTTGGTGATTTCCTACCTGACGGGCTATTCGTTTTCCTGGGTCTTCTGGCTGATCAACATCCCCTTCTATGCCCTCGCATGGTTTCGCATGGGCAAGGAATTCAACATAAAATCAGCGATTTGCGTGACGATCCTCTCGATCCTCGTGGCGGTCATTCCCGACTGGATGACGTTTTCGCACCTCGATCCTCTCTTCGGCACCATCGCTTTCGGCATCCTCACGGGCTACGGACTTCTGGGCACGTTTCGGCACAAGGGCTCGCTGGGCGGTCTCGGGGTCGTCGCGCTTTATGCCCAAGACCGTTTCGGCATCCGCGCAGGCGTTGTGCAGCTCTGCTTTGACGCTGTGCTCTTTACCGTCGCCTTCTTCCTTTTCGAACCGAGCCGTGTCCTGTATTCGCTCTTGGGCGCGGTGATTTTGAACGGTGTGATCGCCTTCAATCACCGCCGCGATCGCTATATCGCCGACTGA
- a CDS encoding YitT family protein produces MPTDAQKPEKHTWFEDLQGYIFGTSMCAFALVMLRSLGLITGQMAGLAVLISYVSGLPFGWVFFAVNLPFYWFGYKRMGKVFVVKTFINVALISVLSEWFPSMISFEAISPLFGAIMVGFMTGAGLMAIFRHGGSLGGLGILALYLQDATGVKAGYVQLAFDACLFAIAFFIMPLPLVVYSLVGAVVVNLVIAINHRRDRYIAM; encoded by the coding sequence ATGCCGACGGACGCACAAAAGCCCGAGAAACACACATGGTTCGAGGACCTTCAGGGCTACATCTTCGGCACTTCCATGTGTGCCTTTGCCCTTGTGATGCTGCGCTCACTGGGGCTGATCACCGGTCAGATGGCGGGCTTGGCCGTGTTGATTTCCTATGTCTCCGGCCTGCCCTTTGGCTGGGTGTTTTTTGCGGTGAACCTGCCGTTCTACTGGTTCGGCTACAAACGCATGGGCAAGGTGTTCGTGGTCAAGACCTTTATCAATGTCGCGCTGATCTCCGTGCTGTCCGAATGGTTCCCGAGCATGATCTCTTTCGAGGCGATCTCGCCCTTGTTCGGCGCGATCATGGTTGGCTTCATGACCGGCGCGGGCCTCATGGCGATCTTTCGCCACGGTGGCTCTCTGGGCGGCCTTGGCATCCTTGCGCTCTATCTTCAGGACGCAACCGGGGTCAAAGCGGGCTATGTCCAGCTGGCCTTTGACGCCTGCCTCTTTGCCATCGCCTTCTTTATCATGCCGCTTCCGCTGGTGGTCTACTCTTTGGTGGGGGCCGTGGTTGTCAACCTCGTGATCGCGATCAACCATCGCCGCGATCGTTATATCGCTATGTAA
- a CDS encoding SMR family transporter: protein MPTQYIFLILAICFEVIGTTAMAASQQFTKLIPVLILVVSYGLSFYFLSQTLRTVPVGIAYAVWSGLGIVLISLIGLVFLGQKLDFPAILGMSMIIAGVLVIHLFSQTATH from the coding sequence ATGCCGACCCAATACATCTTTCTCATCCTTGCGATCTGTTTCGAGGTGATCGGCACCACGGCCATGGCCGCGTCCCAGCAATTCACCAAGCTGATCCCCGTTTTGATCCTCGTCGTGTCCTACGGGCTGTCGTTCTACTTCCTGTCGCAAACGCTCAGGACCGTCCCGGTCGGCATCGCCTATGCGGTCTGGTCGGGGCTTGGGATTGTGCTGATTTCACTGATCGGGCTGGTGTTTTTGGGGCAAAAGCTCGACTTTCCGGCGATCCTCGGCATGTCGATGATCATCGCGGGTGTCCTGGTGATCCATCTGTTTTCGCAAACGGCCACACATTAA